The sequence TCCCTCCCCGTCCAAGACCACCAGAACGATGGATGCCGTCCCCAGATCCAGCCCTACCCTGAGAGGCGTTTCCTCTCCCAGGGGCACAGAACATGCACGACACCCCATCAGGGACTCCAGAAACGTATGGGCCCCTTCGGAGATCCCGACACTCATGGGTTCATCCCCTCCGCAGGGGGTATCAACCGCATTTAAACGGAGGTCCCCTCACAGCCTCCGGAAGGGGCCGCCGCCCCCTCATCCGTTTCGAGCCTGGGCAGGATGAACTCGACGTCCCCGTGCGGGCGCGGGATCACGTGTACCGAGACCAGCTCGCCGACCTTACCGGCCGCCGCAGCTCCCGCATCCGTCGCCGCCTTCACGGCTCCGACATCGCCGCGAACCATCACGGTCACCAGACCGCCGCCCACGTGCACCTTGCCGATCAGGACCACGTTCGCCGCCTTCAC is a genomic window of Fretibacterium sp. OH1220_COT-178 containing:
- a CDS encoding BMC domain-containing protein, with the translated sequence VKAANVVLIGKVHVGGGLVTVMVRGDVGAVKAATDAGAAAAGKVGELVSVHVIPRPHGDVEFILPRLETDEGAAAPSGGCEGTSV